The proteins below come from a single Geobacillus thermoleovorans genomic window:
- a CDS encoding class I adenylate-forming enzyme family protein — protein sequence MISEGRLYGRTVKLYSKRPANVYEMLARSAAQFLNREALVKGGTRLSYAELKQLVDRTAACLSENQVKKGDRIAILLGNDIEFVLTALACAKIGAMFVPLNTKLTANDLIYMMTDAGVNMLITNRELVKSLENWLIHHSAAPCCYLTDGREPDKRLYSFHEDLLGHARGEEQPFSPPHETDPLYIMYTSGTTGRPKGAVGSHVNAIHSCLSYQTVMQTDHTVRTLVAVPLFHVTGLIGQLFHMMLVGGTVVLMERYQTEAAIRLILQERITFLFNVPTMYIMMMSHPSFHASSYDFVRIVAYGGAPMSKETISQLRNCFPNACLHNAYGATETTSPTTIMPKPYPDDKTDSVGVPVPVADVKVIAENGEPAKPGEAGELYIKGPMVIKEYWNRPEANLSSFTEDGYWKSGDIARIDEDGFVYILDRKKDIINRGGEKIYSVEVENVLYAHPKVFEAAVVGVKDPIFGEEVKAYIVPKSGESPTADEIIAFTRERLPKFKTPKQVEFLDQLPRNPGGKILKNKLIEMSMTNQRQ from the coding sequence ATGATCTCAGAAGGGCGTTTATACGGCCGGACGGTCAAGTTGTACTCCAAACGGCCGGCAAACGTTTACGAAATGCTCGCACGTTCGGCCGCGCAGTTCCTAAACAGGGAAGCGCTCGTCAAAGGCGGCACGCGGCTCAGTTATGCCGAACTGAAGCAACTTGTTGACAGAACAGCTGCCTGCCTCAGTGAAAACCAAGTGAAAAAAGGCGACCGCATCGCCATATTGCTTGGTAATGACATCGAATTTGTGCTAACCGCATTGGCGTGCGCCAAAATTGGGGCCATGTTCGTACCGCTGAACACGAAGCTCACCGCCAACGACCTGATTTACATGATGACAGATGCTGGGGTGAACATGCTCATCACGAACCGTGAGCTCGTCAAATCGCTTGAAAACTGGCTCATCCATCATTCAGCGGCTCCCTGCTGTTACTTGACCGATGGCCGCGAGCCCGACAAACGCCTGTATTCGTTTCATGAAGACTTGCTTGGCCATGCCAGAGGGGAAGAGCAACCATTCTCTCCTCCGCATGAGACAGATCCGCTCTATATCATGTACACATCCGGAACAACCGGGCGGCCAAAAGGAGCAGTGGGCAGCCATGTGAACGCCATCCATAGCTGTTTAAGCTATCAGACGGTTATGCAGACCGACCATACGGTGCGCACACTTGTCGCCGTCCCGCTGTTTCATGTCACCGGCTTAATTGGCCAACTGTTCCATATGATGCTTGTCGGCGGTACGGTCGTTCTGATGGAACGCTACCAGACAGAAGCCGCCATCCGGCTAATCCTGCAAGAACGGATCACCTTTTTGTTCAATGTACCGACAATGTACATCATGATGATGTCGCACCCGTCGTTTCACGCATCCTCATATGACTTTGTGCGCATCGTCGCCTATGGCGGGGCTCCGATGTCCAAAGAAACGATCAGTCAGTTGAGGAACTGTTTTCCGAATGCATGTCTACACAACGCCTACGGGGCAACAGAAACAACCTCGCCAACAACGATCATGCCCAAACCATACCCAGATGACAAAACGGACTCTGTCGGCGTACCGGTGCCTGTCGCCGATGTCAAAGTCATCGCGGAAAACGGCGAACCCGCCAAGCCGGGAGAAGCCGGCGAGCTGTACATTAAAGGCCCTATGGTCATTAAAGAATATTGGAACCGCCCGGAAGCGAACCTCTCATCTTTCACTGAAGACGGGTACTGGAAATCCGGCGACATCGCCCGCATCGATGAAGACGGATTTGTGTACATCCTCGACCGAAAAAAAGACATCATCAACCGCGGTGGGGAAAAAATCTATTCAGTCGAGGTTGAAAATGTTCTCTACGCTCACCCGAAAGTGTTCGAAGCAGCGGTCGTCGGGGTGAAAGACCCGATATTCGGAGAAGAGGTAAAAGCCTACATTGTCCCCAAATCCGGTGAATCTCCGACAGCCGATGAGATTATCGCCTTTACCCGCGAGCGGCTTCCGAAATTCAAGACGCCAAAGCAAGTCGAATTCCTTGACCAGCTCCCACGCAATCCAGGAGGGAAAATTTTAAAAAACAAACTGATCGAAATGTCGATGACGAATCAACGACAATGA
- a CDS encoding SDR family NAD(P)-dependent oxidoreductase has translation MDARCFPSFRLDGKVALVTGGSRGIGLAMACALAVHGADVVIASRKAVDLKKATEDMAGQGISLSWVQADVTDKESVQHMVNCVVEQHGRLDILVNNAGMNIRKPLIDIEEDDWNQVLNTNLKGIFLVGQAAAKQMIQQRSGKIINISSIFGGVGMPFQTSYAASKGGINQLTKVWASELAPYNINVNAIAPAYIRTPMTGAWLEDEERYRDIVKSTMLNRVGEPEDVAGPVVFLASDAANYITGHILYVDGGWTAK, from the coding sequence ATGGATGCAAGATGCTTCCCTTCCTTTCGGCTTGACGGAAAAGTCGCCCTTGTCACCGGCGGTAGCAGAGGCATCGGGTTAGCCATGGCATGCGCCTTGGCGGTTCATGGGGCCGATGTCGTGATCGCCAGCCGGAAGGCGGTCGATTTGAAAAAGGCGACCGAAGACATGGCCGGCCAAGGAATCTCACTTTCTTGGGTTCAAGCGGATGTCACCGACAAAGAAAGCGTTCAACACATGGTCAATTGCGTTGTCGAGCAGCACGGCCGTCTCGATATTTTGGTGAACAACGCTGGCATGAACATCCGCAAGCCGCTCATTGACATTGAGGAAGACGATTGGAACCAAGTGTTAAACACCAACTTAAAAGGCATCTTCCTCGTCGGCCAGGCAGCTGCCAAACAGATGATCCAACAGCGGAGCGGAAAAATTATTAACATTTCGTCCATTTTCGGCGGCGTCGGCATGCCGTTTCAAACGAGCTACGCCGCCAGCAAAGGCGGCATCAACCAGTTGACAAAGGTTTGGGCGAGTGAACTCGCTCCATACAATATCAACGTCAACGCCATCGCCCCGGCTTATATTCGGACGCCAATGACGGGCGCCTGGCTTGAGGATGAGGAACGGTATCGGGACATTGTCAAGAGCACGATGCTCAATCGCGTTGGCGAACCAGAGGATGTGGCGGGGCCCGTTGTCTTTCTCGCCTCTGACGCCGCCAATTACATTACCGGACACATTTTATACGTGGACGGCGGCTGGACGGCCAAATAA
- a CDS encoding sigma-54 interaction domain-containing protein has translation MIGGIVITTLEQLQTRIQELNAVIRELQKKAALYEGVINASYDPIFIADKHGYGIKMNEAYTRVTGITEDQLIGRHLKDVVQDGIISESVSLKVLQEKRRVTIIQHVNGKDLLVTGNPIFDEDGDVSYVVTNLRDISALKMLEQELMRTKALADQYLQEIKVYQRREDIIRHEGVIAHSRQMLHVLHLAQKIAPFNSTVLLLGESGVGKEVIANLIQKWSPRSDKPFIKVNCAAIPKELIESELFGYEKGAFTGADSRGRPGLFEQAHTGTIFLDEIGEMPLSLQGKLLRVLQEFEVTRIGGRQTIKIDVRVISATNQDLESLVKQGKFREDLYYRLNIIPIHIPPLRERQEDIPLLAHYFLERANQKYRLNKQFTDDALLAMKSYAWPGNVREMQNLIERLVITMETDHITAIHLPFSHSSSSLEMKQASKTMKDMVRNLERELILKAISEYKTTRKAAQALGISQSALVKKMQRLGI, from the coding sequence TTGATTGGAGGGATTGTTATTACCACACTCGAACAACTGCAAACTCGCATCCAGGAACTCAACGCCGTCATCCGCGAGCTGCAGAAGAAAGCTGCGCTGTACGAAGGAGTGATCAATGCCAGCTATGACCCGATCTTTATCGCCGATAAGCATGGCTATGGAATCAAAATGAACGAGGCATACACTCGGGTGACTGGCATCACGGAAGATCAGCTCATCGGCCGCCATTTGAAAGACGTCGTCCAAGACGGCATCATATCGGAGTCCGTCTCGCTAAAAGTACTACAGGAAAAACGGCGGGTGACGATCATCCAGCACGTCAACGGAAAAGACTTGCTCGTGACTGGAAATCCGATTTTTGACGAAGACGGCGATGTATCCTATGTGGTGACGAACTTGCGGGATATATCGGCGCTGAAAATGTTAGAGCAGGAATTGATGCGGACGAAAGCGTTGGCTGACCAATACCTGCAAGAGATCAAAGTGTACCAACGCCGTGAGGATATCATTCGCCATGAGGGGGTCATCGCCCATAGCCGCCAAATGTTGCACGTCCTTCATTTGGCACAAAAAATTGCTCCTTTCAACTCGACCGTGCTATTGCTCGGAGAATCGGGTGTCGGCAAGGAAGTGATCGCCAATTTGATTCAAAAGTGGAGCCCGCGTTCCGATAAACCTTTTATTAAAGTCAACTGTGCTGCTATTCCAAAAGAGCTGATTGAATCCGAACTGTTCGGATACGAAAAAGGCGCGTTCACTGGAGCAGACAGCCGAGGGCGTCCAGGCTTGTTCGAACAGGCGCACACTGGGACGATTTTCCTCGATGAAATCGGGGAAATGCCGCTTTCACTTCAAGGAAAACTGCTGAGAGTGCTTCAGGAGTTCGAAGTGACGCGAATCGGCGGGCGGCAGACGATCAAAATTGACGTGCGCGTCATATCGGCGACCAATCAAGATTTGGAGTCTCTCGTCAAACAGGGGAAGTTTCGCGAAGACTTGTACTATCGTCTGAACATTATCCCGATTCACATTCCGCCGCTGCGGGAACGCCAAGAAGACATTCCTTTGCTCGCCCATTATTTTTTAGAGCGAGCTAATCAAAAATACCGCCTCAATAAACAATTCACCGATGATGCACTGCTAGCGATGAAGTCGTATGCATGGCCAGGGAATGTCCGGGAAATGCAGAACTTAATCGAACGGCTCGTCATTACAATGGAAACCGATCATATCACAGCCATACACTTGCCTTTTTCCCATTCCTCGTCATCATTGGAGATGAAACAAGCGTCAAAAACGATGAAAGACATGGTCCGCAATCTGGAACGAGAACTGATTTTGAAAGCGATTTCCGAATACAAGACGACAAGAAAAGCAGCTCAGGCGCTCGGCATCAGCCAATCCGCCTTGGTAAAAAAAATGCAACGGCTCGGCATTTGA
- a CDS encoding acyl-CoA dehydrogenase family protein has protein sequence MYSFHPSPEQQEMMEKASTFMEEFVYPNERYIVPHRGLPEEILKPLQQRAKEMGLWAAHMPKEAGGAGLGLVSLALLSEITGRSPAGPYVFGCMAPDAGNAEILWHAGTEEQKQRYLYPLVNGDIRSCFAMTEPEISGSDPKLLRATAVLDGDEWVINAHKWFTTGAVGSSFSIVVAKTDPSAPPHRQFSLFIVEHDNPGFEIVRELPVIGDHFTGGHCEVRYTNCRIPKENLLGPQGMGLELAQLRLKTGRITHAMRWIGIAQRSLDLMISYSLKRETRGKRLADYQTIQNFIADSAVEIEAFRLMTLKAAWMMDNGYEAKKEVSAIKFFGAKVLHDVIDRAIQVHGALGVTGDIPLEGFYREARTARIYDGPDEVHRMVVARSIIKEFEQNEGKHVDVPQA, from the coding sequence ATGTACAGCTTTCATCCATCGCCAGAACAACAAGAGATGATGGAAAAAGCCAGCACTTTTATGGAAGAGTTCGTATACCCGAACGAGCGATATATCGTCCCGCATCGGGGGCTGCCTGAGGAAATATTGAAGCCTCTCCAACAAAGGGCGAAAGAGATGGGGCTATGGGCGGCCCATATGCCGAAAGAGGCAGGCGGCGCGGGGCTGGGCCTTGTTTCACTGGCGCTGTTGTCGGAAATCACGGGGCGGAGCCCGGCCGGTCCTTATGTGTTTGGCTGCATGGCGCCGGATGCAGGAAATGCTGAGATATTGTGGCACGCCGGAACAGAAGAGCAAAAGCAGAGATATTTGTATCCGCTCGTCAACGGGGATATCCGTTCTTGTTTTGCCATGACCGAACCGGAAATATCCGGGTCGGATCCGAAGCTGCTTCGCGCCACGGCTGTGCTTGATGGGGACGAATGGGTCATCAATGCGCATAAATGGTTTACGACGGGAGCGGTCGGTTCGAGTTTTTCCATTGTGGTTGCCAAGACCGACCCGAGTGCTCCACCCCATCGGCAGTTCAGCTTATTTATCGTCGAGCATGATAACCCTGGGTTTGAAATCGTCCGCGAGCTTCCTGTCATCGGCGATCATTTCACTGGCGGCCATTGCGAAGTGCGGTATACGAATTGCCGCATCCCCAAAGAAAATCTGTTAGGGCCGCAGGGAATGGGATTGGAGCTGGCGCAGTTGCGACTAAAGACAGGTCGCATCACTCATGCGATGCGCTGGATCGGCATCGCCCAACGAAGTTTAGACTTAATGATCAGCTATTCCTTAAAGCGAGAAACGCGCGGGAAGCGGCTGGCGGATTATCAGACGATCCAAAACTTTATCGCCGATTCGGCAGTTGAAATTGAGGCGTTCCGTCTTATGACGCTGAAGGCGGCGTGGATGATGGACAACGGTTACGAGGCGAAAAAAGAAGTTTCCGCCATTAAGTTTTTCGGCGCTAAAGTGCTCCATGATGTGATTGATCGGGCGATTCAAGTGCACGGCGCCCTTGGCGTGACCGGGGATATACCGCTTGAGGGGTTTTACCGCGAAGCCCGAACGGCGCGGATTTACGACGGTCCAGATGAAGTTCACCGCATGGTCGTGGCTCGTTCGATAATCAAAGAGTTTGAACAAAATGAAGGCAAACATGTTGACGTCCCGCAAGCGTGA
- a CDS encoding IS4 family transposase, producing MTLCAWGDGSLAKQSLQRLCAALTLWHGCSLSSEGLNQRFTDRAVAFLREVFFLLLLHQRPLLLSAMETYRTCFTRLRILDSTSFLVPADYGEDYRGSVSSGVKIQFEYDLLSGACLQLCVQSANDSDARFAYHAQHTILPNDLCIRDLGFFSVAALAEIDARGAYYITRLRSDMKVYIKENGQWKEWDWESLGNQLEEGESVEMEHVYIGHERLYVPRLVFRRLTAEEWQKRMAYVRKKEKRKGKALARQTLEQKKYHILLTNLPQESFDGQQVYELYSLRWQIELLFKAWKSVFDLEKVKEMKKERFECHLYGTLIAILATQTFLFQARMYWHQKEDIQISEQKALDLLQSYWHQLLLRSHMAEISTFSLSFSCCENIPRKGEGKGKKRHQIFFRDMVESDMDINAKSPSSGGGFGMPNNGCDPHHSLQG from the coding sequence CTGACTCTCTGTGCATGGGGAGATGGCTCACTGGCAAAACAGTCGCTTCAGCGGTTGTGTGCGGCCTTGACGCTCTGGCATGGCTGTTCCCTTTCAAGCGAAGGCTTGAATCAGCGTTTTACCGATCGGGCCGTGGCATTTTTGCGAGAAGTGTTTTTCCTTCTCCTCCTGCATCAACGTCCATTGCTTTTGTCAGCCATGGAGACCTATCGAACTTGTTTTACCCGCCTGCGGATTTTGGACTCAACCAGCTTTTTGGTTCCCGCTGACTATGGGGAAGACTATCGAGGTTCCGTTTCGTCGGGGGTGAAAATTCAGTTTGAATATGACTTGTTATCCGGCGCCTGCCTTCAGCTATGCGTTCAATCGGCCAATGACTCGGACGCTCGTTTTGCCTATCATGCCCAGCATACGATTTTACCGAATGACCTATGTATTCGGGATTTGGGCTTTTTCTCCGTTGCCGCACTGGCCGAGATCGACGCCCGCGGAGCGTATTATATTACTCGGCTCCGTTCCGATATGAAAGTGTATATCAAGGAGAATGGCCAGTGGAAGGAATGGGATTGGGAATCCCTTGGGAATCAATTAGAGGAAGGGGAATCAGTGGAAATGGAACATGTGTACATCGGACATGAACGCTTGTATGTTCCACGGTTGGTTTTCCGCCGTCTGACGGCGGAAGAATGGCAAAAACGGATGGCGTATGTGCGGAAAAAGGAAAAAAGAAAAGGGAAGGCGCTGGCACGCCAAACCCTCGAACAAAAGAAATACCACATCTTACTGACGAATTTACCACAAGAGTCGTTTGATGGTCAACAGGTTTATGAGCTCTATTCCCTGCGCTGGCAAATTGAATTGTTGTTTAAAGCCTGGAAATCCGTATTTGATTTGGAGAAAGTCAAGGAGATGAAAAAAGAACGTTTCGAATGCCATTTATACGGGACGTTGATTGCCATTTTGGCCACCCAGACGTTTCTGTTTCAAGCTCGGATGTATTGGCATCAAAAGGAAGACATTCAAATCAGTGAACAGAAAGCTCTTGATCTTCTCCAATCGTATTGGCACCAGTTGCTTTTGCGTTCGCATATGGCGGAAATCTCAACCTTTTCTCTCTCCTTTTCCTGTTGTGAAAACATACCAAGAAAGGGCGAAGGAAAGGGGAAGAAACGGCATCAGATATTTTTTAGAGATATGGTAGAATCAGATATGGATATAAATGCCAAATCCCCCTCTTCTGGAGGGGGATTTGGTATGCCCAATAATGGATGTGATCCCCATCATTCACTGCAGGGATGA
- a CDS encoding RNA polymerase sigma factor, whose product MDTAIDQKNFHGRNVLSSFIVFISVNDPIGKKELRCMVHANEDSRVNWIEHLCLSTWEPVYRLIYFKVQNREEAEDITQETYVRAIPYLQKNHVPPDKQMAFLKTVALNIIRDRWRQHQRRGTTADLEAIAPKEAAFEDPAEWSVQRMTIEKALNELNEEQRTVIELRIIKGYSVAETAQIMNKKETTIRVMQHRALQSLTRILHDGMK is encoded by the coding sequence ATGGACACAGCCATCGATCAAAAAAACTTCCATGGCCGTAACGTTTTAAGCAGCTTCATCGTTTTTATTAGCGTAAATGACCCGATCGGGAAAAAGGAGTTACGATGTATGGTTCATGCGAATGAAGACAGCCGCGTCAACTGGATCGAACATTTATGCCTTTCCACTTGGGAGCCGGTCTACCGATTGATCTATTTTAAGGTCCAAAACCGTGAAGAAGCGGAAGACATCACACAAGAAACGTATGTAAGGGCCATCCCCTATTTGCAAAAAAACCACGTCCCCCCTGATAAACAGATGGCCTTTCTAAAAACAGTGGCCTTGAATATCATCCGGGATCGCTGGCGGCAGCACCAACGCCGAGGAACGACAGCCGATTTGGAAGCCATTGCCCCCAAAGAGGCTGCCTTTGAGGATCCTGCGGAATGGAGTGTACAGCGCATGACGATCGAAAAAGCGTTAAATGAACTCAATGAAGAGCAACGCACGGTGATCGAACTAAGAATTATAAAAGGGTATTCCGTCGCTGAAACCGCCCAAATCATGAACAAAAAAGAAACAACCATTCGCGTAATGCAGCATCGGGCATTGCAGTCTCTTACCCGCATTTTACATGACGGGATGAAATGA
- a CDS encoding DUF2935 domain-containing protein, whose translation MQFYYGPHMPLRVLDEIEFWKHQEEEHTVVIRELASGLEAPYVEALKKWEEALSAAHQHAVRYIESVVRAGHYVPEQLHQQVLHFVSYCLEQSLQFIELCRQIKTRSKAVSQNPTAKVVLDHIIRESEYFVGIAQLLLYGTHSASAALRTNPSVTSYDVP comes from the coding sequence GTGCAATTTTACTACGGCCCACACATGCCGCTGCGCGTTTTGGATGAGATTGAATTTTGGAAGCATCAAGAAGAGGAGCATACGGTCGTCATTCGCGAGCTTGCGTCTGGATTGGAAGCGCCATATGTAGAAGCGTTGAAAAAATGGGAGGAGGCGCTTTCGGCTGCGCATCAGCACGCGGTCCGTTATATCGAATCGGTGGTTCGGGCCGGCCATTATGTTCCTGAACAACTGCATCAACAAGTGCTCCATTTTGTGTCGTACTGCCTAGAGCAGAGCCTTCAGTTCATCGAATTATGCCGGCAAATCAAAACCCGCAGCAAAGCCGTCAGCCAAAACCCGACCGCCAAGGTGGTGCTCGATCACATCATTCGCGAATCGGAGTATTTTGTCGGCATCGCGCAGTTGTTGCTGTACGGTACTCATTCGGCATCGGCTGCACTGCGGACCAATCCATCGGTGACGTCATATGATGTGCCGTAG
- a CDS encoding YbjQ family protein: protein MIVTTTNTIEGKEIEEYLGIVAGEVILGANVVRDFLASITDIIGGRSGTYESKLAEGREMAIKEMVNKARSLGANAVIGVDLDFETLRDGMMMCIATGTAVRLKS from the coding sequence GTGATTGTCACGACCACCAATACCATTGAGGGAAAAGAAATTGAAGAGTATTTGGGCATCGTAGCGGGAGAGGTCATTTTGGGCGCCAATGTCGTCCGTGATTTTCTCGCCAGCATCACCGACATCATCGGCGGGCGGAGCGGAACGTATGAAAGCAAGCTGGCCGAAGGGCGGGAGATGGCGATCAAGGAGATGGTCAATAAGGCGAGAAGCCTTGGCGCCAACGCCGTCATCGGGGTGGATCTCGATTTTGAAACGCTGCGCGACGGCATGATGATGTGCATTGCGACGGGGACGGCGGTGCGGCTGAAATCGTAA
- a CDS encoding ArsR/SmtB family transcription factor: MNAEDHSFLDESVIEEVSRIFKALADPTRMKMLYLLSQEECHVGHIAEVLGMSQSAVSHQLALLRTLRLVKYRREGKMLVYSCDDEHVISLLKQAIDHAQHQ; encoded by the coding sequence ATGAACGCAGAGGATCATTCGTTTTTAGATGAAAGTGTGATTGAGGAAGTGTCACGGATCTTTAAAGCCCTAGCGGATCCGACTCGGATGAAGATGTTGTATTTGTTGTCGCAGGAAGAATGCCATGTAGGCCATATTGCGGAAGTGCTCGGCATGTCGCAATCGGCGGTTTCCCATCAGTTGGCGCTGCTTCGGACGTTGCGGCTTGTGAAATATCGCCGTGAGGGGAAGATGTTGGTTTACTCATGTGATGACGAACATGTCATATCGTTGCTAAAGCAGGCGATTGATCACGCACAACACCAATAA
- a CDS encoding cation diffusion facilitator family transporter, which translates to MHHHAHGHCDHHHGHHHGREGNQKGLAIALGVTIGIMVLEFVGGLVTNSLALLSDSGHMLSDAISLLLSLAAVWLAAKPASPKRTYGFYRFEILAALVNGVTLVVIAAWIIWEAVGRFVNPPAVASGPMMAVAAVGLLANLVSAWVLMRKGDVKENVNVRSAYLHVIGDALGSVGAMAAGLVIWLFDWYAADPLISIAVAVLILKGAFAVVKQTVHILMEGTPAAIDHAEVKAALSGIDGVIDVHDLHIWTITSGLDSLSCHLLIEEGCDGQAVLQRAIDLVETRFHIRHATIQIEMPHIRHGEMEV; encoded by the coding sequence ATGCATCATCACGCGCACGGCCATTGTGATCACCATCACGGGCATCATCACGGCAGAGAAGGAAATCAAAAAGGGCTGGCGATTGCCCTCGGTGTAACGATCGGGATCATGGTGCTCGAGTTTGTCGGCGGGCTTGTGACGAACAGCCTTGCTCTTCTTTCGGATTCGGGGCATATGCTGAGTGATGCCATTTCGCTTCTGTTAAGCCTGGCGGCGGTTTGGCTGGCGGCGAAGCCCGCGTCGCCGAAGAGAACGTATGGATTTTACCGGTTCGAGATTTTAGCGGCGCTAGTAAACGGGGTCACGTTGGTGGTGATTGCCGCTTGGATTATTTGGGAAGCGGTCGGGAGGTTTGTGAATCCACCTGCTGTCGCGAGCGGGCCGATGATGGCGGTGGCCGCCGTCGGGTTGTTGGCAAATCTCGTGAGCGCTTGGGTGTTAATGCGCAAAGGGGATGTCAAAGAGAACGTCAATGTCCGCAGTGCGTATTTGCACGTGATCGGCGATGCGTTAGGCTCGGTCGGGGCGATGGCGGCAGGGCTTGTCATCTGGCTGTTCGATTGGTACGCGGCCGATCCGCTCATTTCCATCGCGGTGGCGGTTTTGATTCTAAAAGGAGCATTTGCCGTAGTCAAGCAGACAGTGCATATTTTAATGGAAGGAACGCCGGCGGCGATTGACCATGCGGAAGTGAAGGCGGCGCTCTCGGGCATTGATGGGGTGATCGATGTCCACGATTTGCATATTTGGACGATCACCTCGGGGCTTGATTCGTTAAGCTGCCATTTGCTCATTGAGGAAGGATGCGATGGACAGGCGGTTTTGCAGCGGGCGATTGATTTGGTCGAAACGCGCTTTCACATTCGCCATGCGACGATTCAAATTGAAATGCCGCACATCCGCCATGGGGAGATGGAAGTGTGA
- a CDS encoding LysR family transcriptional regulator, producing MYYEELKTFITLAEVKNFTKTAEILHLSQPSVSLHIKNLEKEFQTKLFIRSPKRLRMTPTGELLYDRAKQMVALYEQTKQDILEHHHSVKGKLKIGASFTIGEYILPPLLPDFQKRYPELELEVMIGNTKEIVELVKSYQVDIGLIEGQTNEKELSVHPFMQDELVIVASNRHELAQKEEVTIAELQNEAWVAREVGSGTREYFNHFIRSNGLKVKSLMIISSNQGIKETLINGNALSLLSRSVVARDIEHGHLSIVRLNHPPFYRMFSYIYAPIMENKQNVRIFLEALQTNWTGVSQ from the coding sequence ATGTACTATGAAGAGTTAAAAACGTTCATCACCTTAGCTGAAGTAAAAAACTTCACCAAAACTGCGGAAATTCTCCATTTGTCGCAGCCAAGCGTCAGCTTGCACATCAAAAATTTAGAAAAAGAGTTTCAAACGAAACTGTTCATCCGCTCCCCGAAGCGGCTGCGCATGACGCCGACCGGCGAGCTCCTATACGACCGCGCCAAACAAATGGTGGCGCTTTATGAACAAACGAAACAAGACATTTTGGAACACCATCATTCCGTCAAAGGAAAATTGAAAATCGGGGCGAGCTTTACAATTGGAGAGTATATTTTGCCGCCGCTTTTGCCCGATTTCCAAAAACGTTACCCAGAGTTGGAGCTTGAGGTCATGATCGGCAACACAAAAGAAATTGTCGAACTCGTCAAATCATATCAAGTCGACATCGGCTTGATCGAAGGGCAAACGAACGAAAAAGAACTGTCCGTTCATCCGTTCATGCAGGACGAGCTTGTCATCGTCGCCTCCAACCGCCACGAACTGGCGCAAAAAGAGGAGGTCACGATCGCCGAGCTGCAAAACGAAGCATGGGTGGCGCGCGAAGTCGGGTCGGGAACAAGGGAATATTTCAACCATTTCATCCGCTCGAACGGGCTGAAAGTCAAATCGCTCATGATCATCAGCAGCAACCAAGGCATTAAAGAAACGTTGATCAACGGCAACGCCCTGTCCTTGCTGTCGCGCAGCGTCGTCGCCCGCGACATCGAGCACGGCCACCTGTCCATCGTTCGCCTGAACCATCCACCGTTTTACCGAATGTTTTCCTACATCTATGCACCGATTATGGAAAACAAACAAAACGTGCGCATTTTCCTTGAAGCCTTGCAAACCAATTGGACTGGCGTCAGCCAATAA